From Virgibacillus ihumii, the proteins below share one genomic window:
- a CDS encoding type II secretion system F family protein: protein MDALIILTIIAFWFCCLIAMKHLWTFLREKRYAIDHVADVTHIDPFEKKVKKKNRRAEIFSRITNYADDFADLGQRINFFSENHMVEEWLRKSGNPLKLTVSRFQGLKIFLFIIGFFSGLLSMVIGLPFSQYMIIFNPVIGYFIPIILIRREAKKRQLLIRRDLPDFMDTVSTSLQAGVSLDHALREVIRYFDGPIREEFTRFNQEIDLGVPREKAYRELLKRNDNEEFQSLIKALIQGMDLGIPIAKTFKIQAEDLRQIRQEQVKELAAKASPKVTLVTTFLIAPVSILMIAGLMIMNMLMGENSIFNLL from the coding sequence ATGGATGCATTAATTATTTTAACAATAATCGCTTTTTGGTTCTGTTGTCTGATTGCAATGAAACATTTATGGACATTTCTTCGTGAGAAACGGTATGCAATTGACCATGTTGCAGATGTAACGCATATCGATCCGTTTGAGAAAAAAGTAAAAAAGAAAAATAGAAGGGCTGAAATATTCAGCCGTATTACGAATTACGCAGATGACTTTGCAGATTTGGGACAGCGAATTAATTTCTTCAGTGAGAACCATATGGTGGAAGAATGGCTGAGAAAATCCGGAAATCCATTAAAGTTAACGGTATCCCGTTTCCAGGGATTAAAAATATTTTTATTCATCATAGGCTTCTTTTCTGGGTTACTATCCATGGTTATTGGGCTGCCATTCTCTCAATATATGATTATATTTAATCCAGTAATCGGTTATTTTATACCGATTATACTCATTCGGAGGGAGGCAAAGAAGCGCCAGTTATTAATCCGAAGAGATTTACCAGACTTTATGGATACGGTAAGTACCAGTTTACAAGCTGGTGTTAGTTTAGATCACGCATTAAGGGAGGTGATTCGATATTTCGACGGTCCAATTCGTGAGGAGTTTACACGATTTAATCAGGAAATTGATCTTGGTGTTCCAAGGGAAAAAGCATATCGTGAATTATTAAAACGAAATGACAACGAAGAATTTCAATCGCTAATCAAGGCTTTAATCCAGGGAATGGATCTAGGGATACCGATAGCAAAGACGTTTAAAATTCAGGCGGAAGATTTAAGGCAGATAAGGCAGGAACAAGTTAAAGAATTAGCAGCTAAAGCTTCGCCAAAAGTAACTTTGGTCACAACATTTTTAATTGCACCTGTTTCCATATTGATGATTGCGGGCTTGATGATCATGAATATGTTGATGGGTGAAAATAGTATTTTTAATCTACTTTAA